TTGAGCGAGATTCAGTCAGCTTTGCTTCATTTTTTCAGGATAAGCCCTTCCCAATAAtttatacataaaaaaatacaatggACTGTTAAAAAAATTCGGATCTTCCTGATCTCGACGTTAGGTCTGTCaagaaagtttcaaacaacaaattttcagATTTCTATGAAATATTAAACCGGCTAAACCAATCAGAGAGCTTGCTTTTTATGGTTCATTTTTCCCTACATATCGTTTTGTATTGTTCTTCGATCACAATTTAATATTCTATGAATAAAAAGGCATCAATTGTATTCCGAAatagcaaactttttattattttaagtgTTTTCACACAACGATTTCCATCTATAGTTAACGGTTATGACAAAGAAATGTTCAGTTAATGTCATCTTCTCTGcattgatgttgtctgaaccgtgttaaccaaattttaaagtaaagtaAGAAACAGCAtgtagtttggcactcttaaagttaactttatatttttttgacacgagctttcgcaagcataagcttgcttcctCAAGTGTACTGTGAAATGGCCAATTTCACAGCCATTTGGCTatttcacagtacacctgaagaagcaagcttattcttccgaaagctcgtgtcgacaaatataaagttaacctatACTGCATTGTAATTACAACTTGAAACAACATCTGCAGGTGTTACTTTGCCAACAATGATGTTGCTACTGTAGGCTAATTGCTGCAAAGCTCAAATAGCGTCAAAGAGCCTTGGTTAATTTTACTAAAGCGTGTGTGTTGCCATGCCCCGGCATTGTCACATTGTCACAATTGTCGTTGTAAAATGTCACAATCATTGTTACAATTGTCATTATAATCCGTTTGTATGTCTTTCTAAGACAACTTTACTTTGTCTTAtagcttttttctttactttatCAGTTATCACCTAAGGACGGCTTAAATGTGCCATGAAACAAAAGCTTATAAATGCAGAATTAAAACcagaaacatttacaacacTAAATCTGTTTTTCCCGACCCTCAAACTTTTAACACTTTCACAacattttgtgattttgttgatttttgatGACCAATTCTAGATGAGCAGCAACTGTCCAAGAAAGTTTCTTTGTCCTTCTGTACAGTGCAACATATTACGTTTGTTTGCACAAGCACTCAGAATCAAAATCACTCCATATCAGCAGAAGGTAtatttaaacacaataatacGGAGAGTCGTATTGAAGTATGCCCGGTTAATTTTGAAGACATTCCAACAGGAGCCTATAATATCAATTGCTTTATCATGTGTTAACTTTATTGGAATGAAATGGCGGCGTTATTTTTGCATGACATGTTTTCCGAGCTTTAGATGTCGCAACAATATCAGTGGCCTGAATTTGAGATTGCAGAATCACTTACTAGGCCTACTTTATACATTCTCTGATCGGTAGCAACAAAGagaatcataaacattttatttggcgAGAACATTGTATAAAATTCTACTTATGCGTAAATATGCATCTACGTGTGCAGCTCCGGACGGCCTGGAGACAACTGATACACACTCACATATAGCGCatacacaaaaataacatatggCATAACTTGGAAACAAGCGACATAATGTAAGTATCCGCTAGATTTCATACGCTATATATTGTCAGAATATATAGCAGTTAAGGTGTGTAGATGTGTGTCTGTGACCATGAACATATCGCTGTGATCACAACCTGCTGACCATTTCAAGATAAGTCATACCGCGATCCACTGATCTCTTGCATTGGAAATGGGCTTGTCCGTGAGCGCAAACAATCAAGAACACTGCCAAAGGAAAATACAACAGTGAATAATGAAATGCATTTAAATGAACACACTTAACTCAGTGCCAGTGTCAATGTCACAATGGCTCACATGCCTTTGTTTTAAGCTAGTTAAACAATGCGACTAAGCCATGCATAGACATCTTACAATTGGCGCACTGTCCACAAGCAAGGAACCTTGTCGGACTCTGGTAGTAGAAAACTCCATTATTGGCTTCCACGATTCTGTAAACTTCATTTCGAAACTCGAAGTCTGAACCATAGGAGTTTACGATGATGGCAATTTCCGCACtcttgatttaaaaaattgaaaaggaAATTAAATGATTGAAATCAGTTGCGTATGTTTCATACATGTCACGTAAATAAAAATGAGGAAACGCACTTACAAACTTATAAACTTTGCATGAGAAACAAATGATATTAAAAGCATCAGGTGATGAGCTCTTAAAATGACACGGGGCTTAGCAGTCTGCGTTGAATAAGTGACGTTTCgcacaaaataaaaccacactacaaaataaaaatgcagcaAACTCGCTTTAATCAAAATGAGGATATTGCAAAAGTGCAATTGATTAATTTTGCTCGATCTCTCTCCCACATTATTCAGTAACATTCAAAAATGGCGAGTTAAGAAAGGTCTCAGGTTACTTTGCAATAACAAGAAAAGTCAACTGAGTTAGTCAACAACGGAAAAGATTGACTGATCGGTAACTACTATTCTACTGAATCAACAGCAAATAACtacaacaagaaaaactgtttaaaaaaaattaaaaaaacaattacacTAAGTCTTCTGAAATTTTCCCCCAACCAATATTCTCCCAACACTGCCAACGGTGTGCCCATGAAAGCGTAGTCGACCAAAGGACTCCCTTTTTCCACAACTTGAAAGCAAACAGTATTCCAATCCATTTCAGTGTTCTACAAAGACCGTCGCACCTTTTTCAAGATAtacttgttttttcttttcaattttacGTTAAAGTGAGCGAAATCTGCAAAAAGTGTAAAGGAAATGTTTTCAAAGCTGAAATTACAAACTACAAGTTCACTACAGCGGTTGCTTACATACTACACACTACATACTACAAGGTTTTCGTCGATAATATAACGTCTACTACTCTTTTATTTGCTTACACACTTCTTTTTCCTTGCAAATGCTTTTCTGTTAATTAATCAACAATATGCTAACTGagctttgtttaaataaaaacgaaaaaaatatttaacaaaacatcTATATATTACCAGGACAGCAGATAAACATAACCTATAGagttatttataatttaactaCAAGCTGAAAAGTAGCCAACGAATCAACCAAAGTTATAAAGCAGTAATTGACATAAAACGCTAATCGTGGTAACGAAAAGTAATCAACGCTCCGAGCGGTCTCGAACGTTCCTTGTCGATTACCAAAACAAAGCGCAGCCAAGGAATAAAAGGACCACACAGCACGCATCAATTAATAGCTTACTTTAGTGGCTCAAATATTGGTTAAAGAAGTAAAGGATtaggtttttgcaaaaaccttGTTCATTAATTTTTTGGCACTTAATCGTGCTTTGTTTAGATTGCTCAGCACaattgaaaacaacattttgttCTTTTGTCAAACAAAATCCTTCGTCTTTTTGGTTCATACCAATTTTTAATTACATGTTTTTCGTATTGGCGTTGTGTGACTTAGTTTTTTTTGACTATTTTATTAACAGTAACACAAAATTGTCTTGAACCAAATCGCTTATAgctatatatttgttttattaatgtATAAATAACCATATtcaattgaaatttgaatAAATGAAAGCGTTAGTTATGATGATTTTCCCGAATAGTTTGCATAATTTTAAGTCCAGTTTTGTCTAACAATTTCTCTTACCATAAACTTCTATTTGTTCAACCTACGAATCATTTTCAGTTCAAAATATCGAATTAGAACACTGGTCATAATTAGATCAGATGGTCTCTCAAAATGAATATTTCACCATAACTACACGCCATGCCAGCCATAGTTTGTAatgtttataataattagAGTTTAGATCACGTAGCACATGCCGCTAAATAGGGCTACATACTgcagtaggctactgtataAGGCCACTTTAGCATTGAAATGTGCATCTGATGGCTTTGTGTGAAATTTCACTTCTCTGAAACAAATCCGCCAAAACCTGAAGTGCCATAGGAAGTTAAAAGCATAAGTGTTATTCAAAACTATTCTGCACATGgaaaaatttacattaaacaAGTCGAGGTGCTAAGATAAGTGTGTTGAATCACGCAAACTTGCCGTTTCGTTCCGTCAATGCGTTTTCTGTTTAGTGATCCTCGTACGACGTGTAAATGATCGTCATGAGAGTTACTTACTTTACTTTTGCCATACTCGGCGTGTTTTTTCATCAATTGTCAGCTTACAACTTGCAGTTAACTTGGTGTTCAGCATTTTTGCTCTGTATTCCTTTTATTTCTGATTATAAGATAAGTTAGATACATCTTGATTTTGGATAAATAAGCCCACGTTtgctaaaataacaaaaactgtcaacaatagttaaaaaaataattaaaaaattttgcttcatgATGTACCTTTTATGATGTAATTACGACACCTTATACAGCATACCTTCGgcaatatttgcaaaaatggcATGGTTTGGTGTTATAATCTTTTCCCTCGGACTcagaaaagtctttgcacgacctAAATCCAGCCAAGCTTTCTCACCGTTCGAACCCTGGTTACTAAACTAGCCTTTGCGAAAGTTCTGATCGCCACacatgtttcattttgttttatttttttgtatagaATTTCCCAAATAAAGAACTGTCCACCGGGTCCACTGAACAGTAACAAGTGTTGTTAATGTCTTACCCAAGGGCGTTACAACGGTATGGCACCACcgggtatcgaacacggaacacaagcaacattttttttgcGAGGCCAGCGCTCGAACCACTCAGCTACCGTGCCTAAAATATGAAGGTGAAAACAGGATTGAAAATGAAGCATAAGCTTAATCCCTAATTTTGATTATTTAAATCGAATTCATAAAGTGTACCCTTTgagaaaatcatttttaaaatcaggCTAAAATGAAAGTCTGAGATATTTTCTTGCACGACCTAACCCTTGTGTTAGCTGCTTGCCGCTCTGACTACAGCCAAAATCAATTTTCACGTGTATTTTAACGAAAACTATACATGCTTTTACATTTAGGTAATAAATTTCTCCGAATATACTCTAAAATATGAACACTTCTATTAGAATTTATATGTAAGCGTTTTATTGCTGGCAAATGCAGTAAAAACTTAACGCATACGAGCGACTTATGCCGACTGAatgttatttaaatattttagtaatttaaaGTGATTTAAGTAAATATACGTAGCGTATGGATAAAAATAGAATACGAAACAGCTGACGTGCTTTGCCAGAATATACAGCATAAAATGTGTTGACTTGTATATGCAACCTTGGTCTAGCAAGGTTAAGTTAGTTCACATTTCTTTATTCTTCTCAAGAAACGCTATTCCTCGATTCATCGCTCTTCTGCACTCGATGTAAGCACGTTTGTGAGCCCACACAATCAGGAATGCTGCCTCCAAAAAAAGAACAACGCATTATGCTACGGGATATAAAcgaacaaatttttattatttagcaACCTCGTTTAAGAATTAAATGAAGCAAATTTCTTCGCAATCCTATAACAtcttaaactttattttcgCAAACTACTTAAAAAGGCGATTGAGCAATGCATAGACATCTTACAATTGCAGGTTGCCGCATAAGAAAGGGAACTTGTAGAACTCTCGTAGTAGAAAATGCCTTTATTATTTTCCACAAGTTGGTATACTTGGTCACGAAACGGAAAGCTCGCTCCATTGGAGTTAATGATGGTAACGATTTCTGCAGTCTAATATCAAAGCGAAATTTCAGTGCACAATATTCATTTGTTTTACTCTTAcgtaatataaatacaataaaaaatcacatatttttaaaatctaaaGTAAGATATGTGATGtcttttaaatactttttgaCAATGTCTCAAATCCACTTAAAGCGAAATATTTTGAGCCCAGTTTATTGTATCGGATAAATGAATAGATGACGATTGATGTTAAATCTTAAAGAAAACCAGTTGGATTTATTAAACTATTGTGGCTGCACCAAGATAACATGTTAGCGTAagtttaatgcttttaatgCTATAGTAACATTTATCTTTCGTTTTatctaaatttaacttacaaTGAACTTAAATACAATCGACTTTGGCAAACCCATTCTCTTAACCTCACCGCCTAGCTATAACCACGGGTTGCGTGACCTACTCACggtaaaatagtcacttttTATGctaatatttcaaatattttacaaccataataaataaaacaagcatAGATGGTTAGTCTAGATTATTTTACGTGGTGAAACGTTTGGTTTTGACAGTGTAATTCTAATACTTATTCGTTATTCATGCGGTCGACACACTCTAaaccagtgattcccaaactgtgtgccgcgaACCTTTTtagaattttggaaaagaactatataaatatttaaaatatggcatgcagacaagcatatgcgacttaaaagcgttctaactgcttcaatagctgataaataagcacatgaTAAATAACACgtgaaagtaaattttttaaagcaacttttcttctcttgtaagtgtgccgctagcgttttataacttttctagtgtgccacaagctgaaaaagtttgggaaccactgctctaaaccacagcaaaattttatttatatgtaAAATTCATTCTATGAAATCTTACATATAAATTTTCGCAATCTACATTCAATACTTTTATCATTCATTCACATGTAATCTACATCTACTATACTGTACAACTGTGTACTATATGCAAAGTTAGAcatagaaaagaaaaaataacgATAACTCAATTTTTTAACGATATCATAGTAATCCATATCTTTATCTTTTTTTACTTTCAACCCTGTGAAACTGGGCGTCATACAAAATTCTCCCCACACAGCTGCCGGTGTCCCAATAAATGCGTAATGGATCAAATGACATTCCCCTTGTACAACGTCAAAGCAAAACGTATTCCAATCCATGCCGGTATTTATTAATGCTTTTTGAATATAAATCTATGCTTGTATAACCTGTAAAAGTTAACATTAAcctacaaaatttaaataatgaaACATATTTCAGCAAATGAGTACACAACGTGAAATGACCAACCACGAAATTTATCTGTGATAACGTCTACAAAACTTTCTCTCAATGATAAACTTCTGAGATGTAGTGTAGCTTTTCTCGTCATCTACGTCATCAATGGGCAAACCtgagttttatttaattggtAAATGAAGGCCTGTTTAACAAACACAGGAagattttacaacaaaaaataaacttgtcTTCACCTTAACTACGAACTTGTAAACCGGCAATTGGCAACAACAGACACGCGTTCCTCGTTAATTGCCGAAAACGAAAAGTGTCCCTGAAAAGAACACGTTTGAAACAATTAAGAAACTCACGTTACGTTTCTGGTGTGAAAATCCTATTGCTACTGACAGCTGGTGAACAAGTGgagttaaaatgaaataatttgcGATAAGAAACGACTTCAAAATAACTCACAACGGAACTAAATAAATCTAATGCAAGAGACAACACTACCACGATTGGAGGTTTTTATACATCAtaactagggcgattattttttgacttgtcaaaaaaagttcaaaatttgtcGAATTTACAgtgttaggtcaaaattgtttacaaagtcaaaattgttcaccaagtcaaaattgtttaaaaactgcattttcgtggtgtcatagaggttgcactgtaggtgaacttgtcatttacattgtacaccttgtagcctactttatactgttgtaaatggcccattgtctacttattgtgaatcagctcttgcttcggttttgctttagatagtTCAATAACTTCttgtatctttagtttagaccagcggttcccaaacttttctaaaatttttgccTGGTGGaccctttgcaattattttgataattCGCGGCCCTATAAAGATCAAAGAATGCTataggaaaaatgcaaaaaccacatcaatgaaagaaaaagcattCTCATTGCGGACCCTCTGAAACTGCTTTAcggaccccagtttgggaaccgctggtttagacaaatgtattgaacagtttttgttgtgtcttatttgcagtttttttggcaatgatttgtaattagcttatttcccttttcagaataggctaggtctgtgttcacatttttgcccttctttactacaacaaattttaactttttgtacaataatgcgtagtttaactacttgagttcttcatatgtcaaaatttgtcaaaaaaaagttttttaatgtcaaaatttgtcaaaatttttaatttttaggtcaaaaaataatcgccctaatcaTAACATATCTTCCTACACAGCCAATTGTTGTATGTAGTCATTTCCAGAACATACTTGGTTGTATCCTTTCTTGGTCTTTATTGCAACACATTAGTCATTAAATTACTTATCTAAACATTTTGTTGATTCGGAAATAAGGGTGTCTGCAGTATGACGCAAACTGATTTACACTAATTTAATTTGCACTAATAAGGTAAAGAGCAACTACGGCGTATAGTTACATCCATTGGAAATGGAGACAAGGAACCAATACCTTGTGCATAAATGGATACACATCATCACCCAGATGAAGTCGTGAAGGCCTTTACTTACAGTAATTCTAGAATAAATATCCTTTATCCTATCACCACCATACAATAATTatccataaatattttgagttgTAAATTTTGGACATTACTggaatttgtaaaatatgtacgctacaatataaattaccAGACATCACTGCATAAACTAACAGAGCATAAAGAAAATGCTTACCACCTAATTCTCATTGTTGCATCACGCTCGTATTTCCTTGCAAAatgttgcttttttctttcttatatgacgtcataccgTCCTGCCCTATCCATTCCATTGTTTGTACAAATCTGGAAGACTTTATATGACGCATTGTAGCTACATTAGGCGAGAAAACAAGACGTGTATACAATGTTCGTCGGTTTTATTATTCTTATTCTAGTCAGCTTGTTGAGAAGTGAAGTAAGTGGTCAATGCGCAAGAAATACAGATATTAATGGCCCCGGTCAAGCTTGGTCAATGGGTTCAACGTGTTCTGTGTTTAACATAAGTGCAACAAGAAGCGTAGTTGGAAGCATCGTCTCTTATTTAACCCCGAATACAAATCTTGCTGCAGGATTTCAATGCGCGGTGATTTGTTATTCGAAAGCTTGTGTATTTTGCATGGAAACTACATGTGCCTGATAATTAACACGTTATTTTTCGCAAGTAAATGTCTAGATTTGTTTAGATTTTgtcataattttaaattttttagttctaCGAAGGAAATTCCACCTCTGACCCGGTTCTGGGAACAATAGGAGAAACGTTGGCGGGTTGGGTTGAACTCTTCCAACATTCCGCATATGTGTTTGTCCAATGTGTTGGCTTGGGATCAGATCCAACAATCAACTTCGTTGCAAGTCTGTTATCGTTTTTTTTAAGCATAGCGTATGTTGGGTGAGCTAATTTACAATTTAACGTAGCCTTACAATTACGTAGCTATTCATAATTTACTTGTAAACATACAAACCTTCATGGTCGTGCAAATACAAAATGTTATCGTCTGCAGTCAGTTGAGCAGGTCATGACGTTGAGGTACCTGGGCTACTGCTTGCCAGGTTAGGGGATGCATAATATGACCCAGTAATACGTAGTTAATTGGAAATGGCGAACTCGGTTTGGAAGCAGTTGAGAGTACTCAAGCTCTAGCTATTGGGAAGTGCCCATGAAGCTGTGGCCAGGATAGTTTAATTTCTGGTCTAGGCTGAGTACGTGTTGCTGTATCCCAACCCGAACAGATTGCAGCAATAACAGCCAGGCAGTTGGCAGGTGTTGCTTTATGGCTTCGTAGATGATCCTTCGTAATACGTTCATGGCCAAGTGAAATCTACTTAGTATAAGCCATGCTTGAGTAAACAGTATTCAGTTGTTTACTAAAGCCAGGGCAGTAACTTAAAGCGTCCTTATGCGTTGTGTACTCTGCGGTATATGTACTGTACCTATACAAGCCGGTTTAGCCAGGAGCATCTCGCAATCATCATCTAACTGAGAGAGGAGTAATGTAGTATCGCAATACTGTGTTCGGTTGGCACAATGTCGATGGAGATTTCGATGTAGAATTCTTCTTGTGTTTCAGTTGCTCAgttgaagaaaaacaatatGAGTGATACTTCTTGACTTTTCCCAACAAAAGTTCAACTGTTTTTGTCTATATTGGTTCCAGAATATTTAACTTCGGAGGTTTCGAGATATTCGGATGTCTCGTTCAAGTTTTGACTTGTTGTAAAGATTAATCATTCACGTATAACCAAATCGGAAAACTACTGttactatttgcgtttttaacATTCAACTTAATAATGTATAACTTACATTTTATCAATGTATCTGGGTTGGTCGTTCGTTCTACGTTTTTCAGCAGTCTCACTGCAAATTCAAGAAGCATACAGTACATACTACAAAAATTCTgctattaaatttattttgttcttttttactAACGACAGCACCATCCATAGCATTTGAGCGTTTTGTGAACCAAGCAGTCATACACGTGGAACCTCCTGATTTTCCAAACACCAATTACCCGACCACATACCTCCAGGAGACGGCGATAGAGAGCAAGCAATCAACCACTTACATGGTTTCCTTTCATCCAACATTTCACATAATTGATCCACTCTGGGTATGAATATTCGAGCTAGCAAATCCCTGTAACATACTTATTGGTTAAACAAGTACTCTTTACTTTTGGcttaaagtttaaactatCATACGTTTAGATTACATCGGATGACGGAACGGGATTGGTTTATAGAGGAAATTTAATGACAGCTCCTGAACCATTTAACATCAGTGGAAATCTGATAAAGATACAATTTTACTCGGATCCTGCTGGCACGAGGTCGGGGTTTCGAATGACGCTGAATGCAGGTGGATAATTGTCGCATAAACCTAACAAAACGTAACTTTATTCTTCATTTCAGTTGAAGCTGATAACGTTACTTTATATAAGATCTTCCGAAGCCGCCACCAGCTCCAGAACTAATTTGCGGCGACCAGGGACAAATTAGCATCAGGTAATTTATATTTAGAATTAAATTTATCCCATTAGGATTAAATTTactttgaatgaaatttattgtatagtgctaataaaacacaaaaagcaGTTGTTGCATTGGTATTACACATGATTTTTGAATATGAAGTCAAAGCGACAATTTCGTGTTTCTTTTATAGCTTATCAAACCAAACGATAATTGACCTATGTGAAAATGAAGatgattacgtcataattagtgCTACATCTGTCGACGACGTGAACTTAGTTGACCCTGTTTGTAAGGCAAATGCGAGTGATCCAAATTTTAATCTCGGTGTCACCGATTGCTCAACATTAGAGGTAGTTATTGTCTCAGTAAATTGaagcaaaatacttttttttaacttttttaatcaGATAGCTTTACAAGTAAACATATACGTTACCAAAATTATTGCGATGCCATACTTAGGTAACAGACGGCATTCTGAAGGCGCAGTTTCTTCTGCGATGTCTTCCTAAAGTTAATGAGTCTGCAGCGATCCAGCGCTACGTTGATGGATGCCTCAACCTGACGTGCGAGTACAACACGACAGAGTTGCTTAAAGCTGGAGCGATCCTTCCCAAGATCAAGTGAGTGTTCGACGTTTGCTGCAACATTCAAACGCTCGTTGTATTCAACATCTTTCAACAGAAAAGTGGAGCTGGATTCTGTAGAAGAAGAAGGAAGATTTGGAGTTGAAATTTTCTTCACCACAGATCGATCTTATTCAGTTAAACTCAGTGCGGGTGCTGAGGTCGAAGTTCCGGAtcaaatttatgcaaaaatgGAATTGAATTCATTGGACGACGCTTTGCACGTTCAGGTTTAAAATGGTTTGCGCTGAAAATACTTAACTTTGTTACAACATCTTTCAGTAATATTGTTGCTATACGTAGATAATGACGTTGTcttattataattttgtgTTTCAGCTCTCAGAATGCTGGGCGACACCAAGTGACAACcacaatgacgtaacaagctACCAAATACTCGATAACAGGTTAGTTATGACGTAAGAATGACGTCTTCTATAGTTaccgttttttgttttttaatttgaaagttGTCCAGCTGACAACGCATTCGATACCGATGACGCAATCAACATAGACAGGAACTACAACGCCACGTATGCTGCGTTTCGATTTCGTTCTTTTGTTTGGACAAATTACGACACACAGACAATCTATGTTTATTGCCACGTCACAATATGTCACAATGACGTTGATCCTGGATGTTTGGCTTGGGTAAGACTTATGACCCTGCTGCGTCCGCAATGCTAATTAAAACAACCTTTAATTCGCCATTAACCCTCAATTCTTGgcataaaagtttaaaaccgtttaaaaaagttttgctcTGATAAAAGGTTTAATTCGTTAACAAATGTCTTGATATGTCTCTGGCAATCAGCCAAGCTGTAGCAGAAAACGAAAACGTCACGTGTCAACATCTGATTCGCTTTTGATTGCATCCAGACCTATCTTCATCAGCAAGAGAGAAGCGATCAGTTGCGAAGAAGTATAACATACTcctttttatgacgtaaccgCTTTGAAGAAGAGCTTCATAATTCTTTATCACATTTACAGGCAAACGGTGGCTGTAGTGACACGTGTGAAATGCGTAACGATGACGTCAGATGTAATTGCCATCCCGGACGAGTTCTCCTAGGAGACGGAAGAACATGTCAAGGTATTCTTAAATCGAGTTTTGTCCATTTTACTTCATACTGACGTCATTTCTTACAACAGGTGTTGAAAATTCCGATATAGTAGCCGGGAGAGGTAGCCTGGTGATACTTGCCTGCGTCATCACAGCTGTTGTCTTCCTGGTTTGTTTCTTGCTAGTGTGGAGTAAGGAAGATATGAAGCAGAAGAATGGCTTCCGACGTGTTATTTGACATGTAG
The Clavelina lepadiformis chromosome 4, kaClaLepa1.1, whole genome shotgun sequence DNA segment above includes these coding regions:
- the LOC143452605 gene encoding uncharacterized protein LOC143452605 isoform X1, translating into MDWNTFCFDVVQGECHLIHYAFIGTPAAVWGEFCMTPSFTGLKTAEIVTIINSNGASFPFRDQVYQLVENNKGIFYYESSTSSLSYAATCNSFLIVWAHKRAYIECRRAMNRGIAFLEKNKEM
- the LOC143452614 gene encoding uncharacterized protein LOC143452614 — translated: MDWNTVCFQVVEKGSPLVDYAFMGTPLAVLGEYWLGENFRRLSSAEIAIIVNSYGSDFEFRNEVYRIVEANNGVFYYQSPTRFLACGQCANLFLIVCAHGQAHFQCKRSVDRGMTYLEMVSRL
- the LOC143452006 gene encoding uncharacterized protein LOC143452006 isoform X1, which produces MFVGFIILILVSLLRSEVSGQCARNTDINGPGQAWSMGSTCSVFNISATRSVVGSIVSYLTPNTNLAAGFQCAFYEGNSTSDPVLGTIGETLAGWVELFQHSAYVFVQCVGLGSDPTINFVATPSIAFERFVNQAVIHVEPPDFPNTNYPTTYLQETAIESKQSTTYMVSFHPTFHIIDPLWITSDDGTGLVYRGNLMTAPEPFNISGNLIKIQFYSDPAGTRSGFRMTLNADLPKPPPAPELICGDQGQISISLSNQTIIDLCENEDDYVIISATSVDDVNLVDPVCKANASDPNFNLGVTDCSTLEVTDGILKAQFLLRCLPKVNESAAIQRYVDGCLNLTCEYNTTELLKAGAILPKIKKVELDSVEEEGRFGVEIFFTTDRSYSVKLSAGAEVEVPDQIYAKMELNSLDDALHVQLSECWATPSDNHNDVTSYQILDNSCPADNAFDTDDAINIDRNYNATYAAFRFRSFVWTNYDTQTIYVYCHVTICHNDVDPGCLAWPSCSRKRKRHVSTSDSLLIASRPIFISKREAISCEEANGGCSDTCEMRNDDVRCNCHPGRVLLGDGRTCQGVENSDIVAGRGSLVILACVITAVVFLVCFLLVWSKEDMKQKNGFRRVI
- the LOC143452006 gene encoding ZP domain-containing protein-like isoform X2 encodes the protein MLAPSIAFERFVNQAVIHVEPPDFPNTNYPTTYLQETAIESKQSTTYMVSFHPTFHIIDPLWITSDDGTGLVYRGNLMTAPEPFNISGNLIKIQFYSDPAGTRSGFRMTLNADLPKPPPAPELICGDQGQISISLSNQTIIDLCENEDDYVIISATSVDDVNLVDPVCKANASDPNFNLGVTDCSTLEVTDGILKAQFLLRCLPKVNESAAIQRYVDGCLNLTCEYNTTELLKAGAILPKIKKVELDSVEEEGRFGVEIFFTTDRSYSVKLSAGAEVEVPDQIYAKMELNSLDDALHVQLSECWATPSDNHNDVTSYQILDNSCPADNAFDTDDAINIDRNYNATYAAFRFRSFVWTNYDTQTIYVYCHVTICHNDVDPGCLAWPSCSRKRKRHVSTSDSLLIASRPIFISKREAISCEEANGGCSDTCEMRNDDVRCNCHPGRVLLGDGRTCQGVENSDIVAGRGSLVILACVITAVVFLVCFLLVWSKEDMKQKNGFRRVI
- the LOC143452605 gene encoding uncharacterized protein LOC143452605 isoform X2; translation: MDWNTFCFDVVQGECHLIHYAFIGTPAAVWGEFCMTPSFTGLKTAEIVTIINSNGASFPFRDQVYQLVENNKGIFYYESSTSSLSYAATCNCSIPDCVGSQTCLHRVQKSDESRNSVS